One window from the genome of Variovorax sp. PAMC26660 encodes:
- a CDS encoding DUF2069 domain-containing protein, with translation MNANLPLPPSSVRATRWLAVGSLVGLIVLGLAWELWLAPLRPGGSLLALKVLPLVIPLAGLYKNRMYTYRWVSLMIWLYFTEGVVRAWSDTNGVGQVLALIEVLLCLVLFAACAWHVRLRLRHAKAAARPLEASAQ, from the coding sequence ATGAATGCCAACTTGCCGCTTCCGCCCTCTTCCGTCCGCGCCACCCGATGGCTTGCAGTGGGCAGCCTCGTCGGCCTCATCGTGCTGGGCCTGGCCTGGGAGCTGTGGCTGGCGCCGCTGCGTCCGGGCGGCTCGCTGCTTGCGCTCAAGGTGCTGCCGCTGGTGATTCCGCTCGCGGGGCTCTACAAGAACCGCATGTACACCTACCGCTGGGTCAGTCTGATGATCTGGCTCTATTTCACCGAAGGCGTGGTGCGCGCGTGGAGCGACACCAATGGCGTGGGGCAAGTCCTCGCGCTCATCGAGGTGCTGCTGTGCCTCGTGCTCTTCGCCGCTTGCGCCTGGCATGTGCGCCTGCGCTTGCGCCACGCCAAAGCCGCTGCCCGCCCCCTGGAGGCTTCCGCCCAATGA
- a CDS encoding tripartite tricarboxylate transporter substrate binding protein — MKFANLHVSRRQLLLCASAVLAAPAAAVAEDAWPRRAIRLVVPFSPGGGTDIVARRISETLSQRLGQPIVIDNKPGASTVIGTDIVARARPDGYTLLLSGSTSYSVNPALRATRSYNPSRDLAPIAIVARVPLVLFAGSATPWRSLPELIADARARPGRIRYATFGNASGPHLTGELFALAADIALQDIPYQGSNQGLLAVIGGEVDLGIDTVASVAPQVHSGKLRALGIVGAARSGLLPGIRTLAEQGLPDASFDAWYGFAAPAHTPAPVLARLTHAITATMCDPALQAQLRAQGMEPVAIGAAGFRRQIDSEIPRYRALAHRAGIVTD; from the coding sequence ATGAAATTCGCCAACCTCCACGTTTCTCGCCGCCAGCTTCTTCTTTGTGCCTCTGCCGTCCTGGCCGCTCCTGCTGCGGCCGTCGCAGAGGACGCGTGGCCACGCCGGGCAATCCGCCTCGTCGTTCCCTTTTCGCCGGGCGGCGGCACGGACATCGTGGCGCGAAGGATCAGCGAGACCTTGTCGCAGCGGCTGGGGCAACCCATCGTCATCGACAACAAGCCCGGCGCGTCCACGGTCATCGGCACTGACATCGTGGCTCGGGCCCGGCCCGACGGCTACACCTTGCTGCTGTCGGGCTCCACCAGCTACAGCGTGAACCCGGCGCTGCGCGCCACGCGGTCCTACAACCCGTCGCGCGACCTGGCGCCCATCGCCATCGTGGCGCGCGTGCCGCTGGTGCTGTTCGCCGGCAGCGCGACGCCGTGGCGCTCGCTGCCCGAGCTGATTGCCGATGCCAGGGCCAGGCCCGGCCGCATCCGCTACGCCACCTTCGGCAACGCCTCGGGCCCGCATCTCACGGGCGAGCTGTTCGCATTGGCGGCGGACATCGCGCTGCAGGACATTCCCTACCAGGGCAGCAACCAGGGGCTGCTGGCGGTGATCGGCGGAGAAGTCGATCTGGGCATCGACACTGTGGCCTCCGTCGCGCCGCAAGTGCACTCAGGCAAGCTGAGGGCGCTCGGCATCGTGGGTGCCGCACGCTCCGGCCTGCTGCCCGGCATACGCACGCTGGCGGAGCAGGGCCTGCCCGACGCCAGCTTCGACGCCTGGTATGGCTTTGCCGCGCCGGCACACACGCCAGCGCCGGTGCTCGCCAGATTGACGCACGCCATCACCGCGACGATGTGCGACCCTGCGTTGCAGGCGCAATTGCGCGCGCAGGGCATGGAGCCGGTGGCCATCGGCGCAGCTGGATTTCGCCGCCAGATCGACAGCGAGATTCCGCGCTACCGTGCGCTGGCCCACCGCGCGGGCATCGTCACGGACTAA
- a CDS encoding NAD-dependent epimerase/dehydratase family protein: MNILIFGATGMVGQGVLRECLLAPDVERVVTIGRSVTGNTHPKLYELVHKDMYDYTGIESELKGFDACFFCLGVSSVGMKEPDYKRVTYDLTLAAATVLARLNPGMTFTYVTGAGSDSTERGSSMWARVKGATENALLRLPFKAAYMFRPGVIQPLNGARSKTPLYNGIYVVIAPLLSLAYRLWPDRMTTTEQVGRAMLIVARRGAPKVLLETPDINALR, from the coding sequence ATGAACATCCTGATCTTTGGCGCCACCGGCATGGTGGGGCAGGGCGTGCTGCGCGAGTGCCTGCTCGCACCCGACGTGGAGCGCGTGGTGACGATCGGGCGCAGCGTCACGGGGAACACGCATCCGAAGTTGTACGAACTGGTCCACAAGGACATGTACGACTACACGGGCATCGAGTCGGAGCTGAAGGGTTTCGACGCCTGCTTCTTCTGCCTGGGCGTGTCGTCCGTCGGCATGAAGGAGCCCGACTACAAGCGCGTCACCTACGACCTGACGCTCGCGGCCGCCACGGTGCTCGCGCGGCTCAACCCGGGCATGACCTTCACCTACGTGACGGGCGCGGGCTCCGATAGCACGGAGCGCGGCAGCAGCATGTGGGCACGCGTGAAGGGCGCGACCGAAAACGCCTTGCTGCGCCTGCCGTTCAAGGCCGCCTACATGTTCCGCCCCGGCGTCATCCAGCCGTTGAACGGCGCGCGCTCGAAGACGCCGCTGTACAACGGCATCTACGTCGTCATCGCGCCGCTGCTCAGCCTGGCCTACCGGCTCTGGCCCGACAGGATGACGACCACCGAGCAGGTCGGCCGCGCCATGCTGATCGTGGCGCGACGCGGCGCGCCCAAGGTGCTGCTCGAAACGCCGGACATCAACGCGCTGCGCTGA
- a CDS encoding thioredoxin family protein — MSAFPVAPESAEPPSSDAPWVVCLCAEWCGTCRDYRPLLEQVARAHPQFRFAWVDIEDHADIADAFDVETFPTLLVAGADGTRFLGPLLPHAETLSRMLSALQPPKASSFDVDLLLAVLNKKPTVFTV; from the coding sequence TTGAGCGCCTTTCCCGTCGCCCCCGAATCCGCCGAGCCGCCCAGCAGCGATGCGCCCTGGGTCGTGTGCCTGTGCGCTGAATGGTGCGGCACCTGCCGCGACTACCGGCCGCTGCTGGAGCAGGTGGCGCGCGCGCATCCGCAGTTCCGCTTTGCCTGGGTCGACATCGAGGACCACGCCGACATTGCCGACGCCTTCGATGTCGAGACCTTCCCGACCCTGCTGGTCGCCGGTGCCGACGGCACGCGTTTCCTGGGCCCGCTGCTGCCGCATGCCGAGACGCTCTCGCGCATGCTTTCGGCGCTGCAGCCGCCCAAGGCGTCGAGCTTCGACGTCGACCTGCTGCTCGCCGTGCTCAACAAGAAGCCGACCGTCTTCACGGTCTGA
- the nthB gene encoding nitrile hydratase subunit beta, which yields MSYVTKADLGGQPGFGPVTPEPEGELFHGAWEPRALALTLAMGATGSWNIDASRAVRETLPDYRDLSYYQIWLCALEQLMLQRGQVFPDEIASGEMRHAAAPVARVLQAANVPAVLAKGSSTERPAPAPARFALGQPVRMHLGKVDHHTRLPGYVQGKQGVIAHLHGAHVFADANAQGLGEQPQWLYTVVFDEAELWGVDAPRQNLSVSVDAWESYLEAIA from the coding sequence ATGAGCTACGTCACCAAGGCCGACCTGGGCGGCCAGCCAGGCTTCGGGCCGGTGACGCCCGAACCCGAAGGCGAGTTGTTCCATGGTGCGTGGGAGCCGCGCGCATTGGCGCTCACGCTGGCCATGGGCGCGACCGGTTCGTGGAACATCGATGCGAGCCGCGCCGTGCGCGAGACACTGCCCGACTACCGCGACCTGAGCTACTACCAGATATGGCTCTGCGCGCTCGAACAATTGATGCTGCAACGCGGACAGGTCTTTCCGGATGAGATCGCGTCTGGCGAGATGCGCCACGCGGCAGCGCCCGTCGCCCGTGTGCTGCAGGCCGCGAACGTGCCGGCTGTTCTGGCCAAGGGCTCGTCGACCGAACGCCCTGCGCCGGCCCCGGCGCGTTTTGCCTTGGGCCAACCGGTGCGCATGCATCTGGGCAAGGTCGATCACCACACGCGCCTGCCCGGCTACGTGCAGGGCAAGCAGGGTGTGATCGCGCATCTGCACGGCGCGCACGTCTTTGCCGACGCCAACGCGCAGGGCTTGGGCGAGCAGCCGCAGTGGCTTTACACGGTGGTCTTCGACGAGGCCGAGCTGTGGGGCGTCGACGCTCCACGCCAGAACCTTTCGGTGTCCGTCGATGCGTGGGAAAGCTACCTGGAGGCGATTGCGTGA
- a CDS encoding TenA family transcriptional regulator — translation MEAYQVTKHFISYIEHLYFYCPLPRHKRFLLTNLYEEETGRLSRTKNHIELMADFIEALGVPDSVRDAVKPMKSTLDLIRYRLDAVKDPSNYHIGAAAVMIASEGQNLENEAHEARDSLFGRTYGLTEQDLRFFSVHRKEDVGHVQQGLNLVSEYCTTKKMQDEALFAVHHTSRLFYQMYEGMYQAFVVSPKAEELLIKC, via the coding sequence GTGGAAGCCTATCAGGTCACCAAGCATTTCATCAGCTATATAGAGCATCTCTATTTTTATTGCCCATTGCCGAGGCACAAGCGATTCCTCCTGACGAACCTCTACGAAGAAGAAACCGGCCGCCTCTCCCGGACAAAAAATCACATTGAATTGATGGCGGATTTCATCGAGGCACTGGGAGTGCCGGATAGCGTGCGGGATGCCGTCAAACCAATGAAAAGCACGCTCGACCTTATTCGCTACCGACTGGACGCGGTGAAGGACCCTTCCAATTACCACATCGGGGCTGCAGCAGTAATGATCGCGAGTGAAGGCCAGAATCTGGAAAACGAAGCGCACGAGGCGCGCGACAGCTTGTTCGGTAGAACCTACGGACTGACCGAGCAGGATTTGAGATTTTTCTCCGTCCATCGAAAGGAAGATGTCGGCCACGTACAGCAAGGCCTCAATCTCGTTTCCGAATACTGCACCACGAAAAAAATGCAGGACGAGGCACTTTTTGCCGTCCACCACACCAGCAGACTTTTCTACCAGATGTACGAAGGCATGTACCAGGCCTTCGTGGTCTCACCCAAGGCCGAAGAGCTCCTGATCAAATGCTGA
- a CDS encoding FAD-binding oxidoreductase: protein MTTISSSAALIDQLRAIVGASHVLNEGDLTAYEQDWRKRSRGKSLAVVRPANTQQVADVVKACAAAGTSIVPQGGNTGLAVGSTPNDSGTQVVLSLQRLNAIRTIDAANLTMTVEAGCILQTLQETAEKAGYLFPLSLAAEGSCTIGGNLATNAGGTQVVRYGNTRELCLGLEVVTPQGEIWEGTSGLRKDNTGYDLRDLMIGSEGTLGVITAATMKLYPLPAAQLTAWAAVPSLDHAVTLLGLAHKHLGSGLTGFEVMGKFALSLVAKHMPQLRVPFVDDAAVPYCVLLENSDNESEDHARARFEALLETAFEDGCVTDAVVAENLTQAHQLWHIRENIPLAQAEEGLNIKHDISIPVSRIPAFVAETDALLAREIAGVRLVNFGHLGDGNLHYNVQAPENIDTKAFLTNEEERINTLVYDAVEKFGGSFSAEHGVGSLKVDKLEKHKSPVALEMMRAIKRGLDPKNTLNPGRVIRV, encoded by the coding sequence ATGACGACCATTTCTTCTTCCGCCGCCCTGATCGACCAACTGCGCGCCATCGTCGGCGCATCGCACGTCCTGAACGAGGGTGACCTCACTGCCTACGAACAGGACTGGCGCAAGCGCTCGCGCGGCAAGTCGCTGGCCGTGGTGCGCCCGGCCAACACGCAGCAGGTAGCCGATGTCGTCAAGGCCTGCGCCGCAGCCGGCACGTCCATCGTGCCGCAAGGCGGCAACACCGGGCTGGCGGTCGGCTCCACGCCCAACGACAGCGGCACGCAGGTGGTGCTGAGCCTGCAGCGGCTGAACGCCATCCGCACCATCGACGCCGCCAACCTCACGATGACCGTCGAGGCCGGCTGCATCCTGCAGACCCTGCAGGAAACGGCAGAGAAGGCCGGCTACCTGTTCCCGCTGAGCCTGGCGGCCGAAGGCAGCTGCACCATCGGCGGCAACCTCGCGACCAACGCGGGCGGCACGCAGGTCGTGCGCTACGGCAACACGCGCGAGCTGTGCCTGGGCCTCGAAGTGGTCACGCCGCAGGGCGAGATCTGGGAAGGCACCAGCGGCCTGCGCAAGGACAACACCGGCTACGACCTGCGCGACCTGATGATCGGCAGCGAAGGCACGCTGGGCGTCATCACCGCCGCGACCATGAAGCTCTATCCGCTGCCGGCCGCGCAGCTCACCGCCTGGGCCGCCGTGCCTTCGCTCGACCATGCGGTCACGCTGCTGGGCCTGGCGCACAAGCACCTGGGCTCGGGGCTCACGGGCTTCGAGGTGATGGGCAAGTTCGCGCTGAGCCTGGTCGCCAAGCACATGCCGCAACTGCGCGTGCCCTTCGTCGACGATGCGGCCGTGCCCTACTGCGTGCTGCTGGAGAACTCCGACAACGAATCCGAAGACCATGCACGCGCACGCTTCGAGGCGCTGCTCGAAACCGCCTTCGAGGACGGCTGCGTGACCGACGCGGTGGTGGCAGAGAACCTCACGCAGGCGCACCAGCTCTGGCACATCCGCGAGAACATTCCGCTGGCGCAGGCCGAGGAAGGGTTGAACATCAAGCACGACATCTCGATTCCGGTGTCGCGCATCCCGGCCTTCGTCGCAGAAACCGATGCGCTGCTGGCGCGCGAGATCGCCGGCGTGCGGCTGGTGAACTTCGGCCACCTGGGCGACGGCAACCTGCACTACAACGTGCAGGCGCCGGAGAACATCGACACCAAGGCCTTCCTGACGAACGAGGAAGAGCGCATCAACACGCTGGTGTACGACGCGGTCGAGAAGTTCGGCGGCTCGTTCTCGGCCGAACACGGCGTGGGCTCGCTGAAGGTCGACAAGCTCGAAAAGCACAAGTCGCCGGTGGCGCTGGAGATGATGCGTGCGATCAAGCGCGGGCTCGATCCTAAGAACACGCTGAACCCGGGGCGCGTGATTCGGGTTTAG
- a CDS encoding Mpo1-like protein: MNTTTATGSAVDPRRFKSFAEFYPFYLTEHANRTCLRLHFAGSTLSLLCLVALVVTLNPWWLLAGLVAGYGFAWVGHFGFEKNKPASFKRPLYSFMGDWTMYRDIWLGRVKI; the protein is encoded by the coding sequence ATGAACACCACGACTGCCACGGGATCTGCCGTCGATCCGCGCCGTTTCAAGAGCTTTGCGGAGTTCTATCCGTTCTATCTGACCGAGCACGCCAACCGCACCTGCCTGCGGCTGCACTTCGCGGGCTCGACGCTGTCGCTGCTGTGCCTGGTGGCGCTGGTGGTCACGCTCAATCCGTGGTGGCTGCTGGCCGGCTTGGTGGCGGGCTACGGCTTTGCCTGGGTCGGGCACTTCGGCTTCGAGAAGAACAAGCCGGCGTCGTTCAAGCGACCGCTTTATTCCTTCATGGGCGACTGGACGATGTACCGCGACATCTGGCTCGGCCGGGTCAAGATCTAG
- a CDS encoding LysE family transporter, which yields MGLLTFVMSKFTLPPQPQAAAFGRLQHHCVIEQLALGRREWHFTAFRKLDEVLSDPAFPCLFGRRAWRDKSAFLLFCRRAEDQGLEDLHQGLIEYTEFVKQTPVNQRLFSPLVIFVEDPPGHQAEAHHRHAWHLLQGLLDADRQPWPSGVPTDPNDPLWTYCFNGVQLFFNISSPAHRALRSRCLSSHLNLIVNPRENFDVVASAQDRGGQLVRQKIRDRVRAYNAGFVPAELGFFGEHGNFEWKQFQLNEPGLPAAHQARHRGIIMSDLNFSLTALYMTSVVSLLVTPGPVTLLVVRAGLAGGMRHAMQTICGTNAASLVLIFASALLIKGLLVIDGTVFSLVRMFGCLYIAWIALGMVREAWRAPPGDAGKGSAPIPARAGFVRGFTLAISNPKDIIFFASFLPQFIGVLPTPDQSLGLLTVLWIVLDFTTLGLLAFLIRRVVGPAQERRLLLISSLLLLLIGIGGFTHAVYEIMATN from the coding sequence ATGGGTCTGCTCACGTTCGTCATGTCCAAATTCACATTACCGCCCCAGCCACAAGCTGCCGCTTTCGGGCGACTGCAGCATCATTGCGTTATTGAACAGTTGGCGCTTGGCCGACGCGAATGGCACTTCACCGCATTCCGCAAGCTGGACGAAGTGCTTTCCGATCCTGCGTTTCCCTGCCTCTTCGGCCGCCGGGCCTGGCGGGACAAAAGCGCATTCCTGCTCTTTTGCAGACGTGCTGAAGATCAAGGCCTCGAGGATCTTCATCAGGGCTTGATCGAGTACACCGAGTTCGTGAAACAGACGCCGGTCAATCAGCGACTGTTTTCGCCACTTGTCATCTTTGTCGAGGATCCGCCCGGTCATCAGGCCGAGGCTCACCATCGCCACGCGTGGCATCTGCTCCAGGGGCTGCTCGATGCCGATCGGCAGCCCTGGCCATCAGGCGTTCCGACGGATCCGAACGATCCGCTTTGGACGTACTGCTTCAATGGCGTGCAGTTGTTCTTCAATATCAGTTCGCCGGCACACCGTGCGCTGCGCAGCAGATGCCTGAGCAGCCACCTGAACCTGATCGTCAATCCGCGCGAGAACTTCGACGTCGTCGCGAGTGCCCAAGATCGAGGCGGTCAGCTGGTACGACAGAAGATCCGCGATCGCGTGCGCGCCTACAACGCCGGCTTCGTGCCCGCCGAACTCGGCTTCTTCGGAGAGCACGGCAACTTCGAGTGGAAGCAATTTCAATTGAATGAGCCTGGCCTGCCCGCTGCGCATCAAGCAAGACACCGAGGAATCATCATGAGCGATCTCAACTTTTCCCTGACCGCGCTGTACATGACGTCGGTGGTCTCGCTGCTCGTCACGCCCGGCCCTGTGACCCTCCTGGTGGTTCGGGCCGGACTGGCCGGTGGCATGCGCCACGCCATGCAAACGATCTGTGGCACCAACGCGGCATCGCTGGTGCTCATCTTCGCGTCGGCACTGCTTATCAAGGGCCTGCTGGTCATTGATGGAACCGTGTTTTCCCTGGTCCGGATGTTCGGCTGCCTCTACATCGCATGGATCGCGCTGGGGATGGTCAGGGAGGCTTGGCGCGCACCGCCCGGCGACGCAGGCAAAGGCTCCGCCCCGATCCCCGCGCGGGCCGGGTTCGTTCGCGGCTTCACGCTGGCCATATCGAATCCGAAGGACATCATCTTTTTCGCGTCCTTCCTGCCTCAGTTCATCGGCGTGTTGCCGACGCCGGATCAGAGCCTCGGATTGCTGACGGTCCTGTGGATCGTGCTCGACTTCACCACGCTGGGCCTGCTCGCGTTTCTGATACGCCGCGTGGTCGGACCCGCACAGGAACGACGCCTGCTGCTGATCTCTTCGCTACTGCTCCTGCTGATCGGGATCGGAGGCTTCACACACGCGGTGTACGAGATCATGGCGACGAACTGA
- a CDS encoding cysteine synthase family protein has protein sequence MLKIRSSLPEIIGNTPVLRLQNDLIPKGKSLYLKMETFNPTCSIKDRTAYALILAGIASGQLKEGSTIIESTSGNLGKSLAMLGAAMGFKVIIVVDPKVSRQNLSIYEAFGAQVVVVDTLDENGGYQRTRLKKVQDLLKTVPDAYWPNQYDNASNRKFHSDVTAEEILDLNVEFDTVIGSVSTGGHLCGIAEKLKLEKPNTKIVAVDAMGSAIFQGKYKPHLMNGLGLSWRTRNVNTAVLDEYMLIGDTEAFSMCRHLAKTSGLLLGGSSGAVILSALRQLHLGSARSALCIVADSGWNYLDQLYDDNWLERHDIELMGPGELLAGLEELHCARIDESSAP, from the coding sequence ATGCTGAAAATAAGATCCAGCCTGCCCGAAATCATCGGAAACACGCCCGTTCTGCGGCTTCAAAACGATCTGATTCCGAAAGGTAAATCGCTTTACCTGAAGATGGAGACCTTCAATCCGACCTGCAGCATCAAGGATCGGACGGCCTACGCGTTGATCTTGGCTGGAATCGCTTCCGGTCAATTGAAAGAAGGAAGCACGATCATCGAATCGACCTCCGGCAATCTGGGAAAGTCGCTGGCGATGCTGGGGGCGGCCATGGGCTTCAAGGTCATCATCGTCGTCGACCCCAAGGTGAGCCGGCAGAATCTGTCGATCTACGAGGCTTTTGGCGCGCAGGTGGTCGTCGTGGATACCCTGGATGAAAACGGGGGGTATCAAAGAACGAGATTGAAGAAGGTCCAGGACCTGTTGAAGACGGTTCCCGATGCGTACTGGCCCAACCAATACGACAACGCGTCGAACAGGAAATTCCATTCCGATGTGACAGCGGAGGAAATTCTCGATCTGAACGTCGAATTCGATACCGTCATCGGCTCGGTCAGCACCGGCGGCCACCTGTGCGGCATCGCCGAAAAGCTGAAGCTCGAGAAGCCGAATACGAAGATCGTCGCGGTCGATGCCATGGGGTCAGCCATCTTCCAGGGGAAGTACAAGCCGCACCTGATGAACGGACTGGGCCTGAGCTGGAGAACCCGGAACGTCAACACGGCGGTGCTGGACGAATACATGCTGATTGGCGACACCGAAGCTTTTTCGATGTGCCGCCATCTGGCGAAAACGTCCGGTCTGTTGCTGGGCGGGTCGAGCGGCGCAGTCATTCTCTCGGCATTGAGGCAACTTCATCTGGGTTCCGCAAGAAGCGCGCTGTGCATCGTCGCGGACTCGGGCTGGAACTATCTCGACCAGCTCTACGACGACAACTGGCTGGAACGACATGACATCGAGCTGATGGGCCCCGGCGAATTGCTGGCGGGGCTGGAAGAGCTGCACTGCGCGCGCATCGATGAGTCCAGCGCGCCATAG
- a CDS encoding nitrile hydratase accessory protein: MPLASGMPRDADGPVFSAPWEAQAFAMTLALHEGGLFTWTEWAEALAAQISAAQAAGDPDTGETYYRHWLAALEYLVAHKGASSGDELARYRHAWDHAADRTPHGQPIELRGEDFP; this comes from the coding sequence ATGCCGCTGGCGTCCGGCATGCCCCGCGATGCCGACGGGCCAGTGTTCAGCGCGCCCTGGGAGGCGCAGGCCTTCGCGATGACGCTGGCGCTGCATGAAGGCGGCCTGTTCACCTGGACCGAGTGGGCAGAGGCATTGGCTGCGCAGATTTCCGCCGCGCAGGCTGCGGGCGATCCGGACACCGGCGAGACCTACTACCGCCACTGGCTGGCAGCCCTCGAATACCTCGTGGCGCACAAGGGTGCCAGCTCTGGCGACGAACTCGCGCGCTACCGCCATGCGTGGGACCACGCGGCCGACCGAACGCCGCACGGGCAGCCGATCGAGCTGCGCGGCGAGGATTTCCCTTAA
- a CDS encoding alpha/beta fold hydrolase, which produces MNLTVNNYSTYCYTAGKPFDAAKPTVVFIHGVLNDHSVWILQSRWFANHGWNVLAVDLPGHCKSDGPPPASVEEAAQFVIALLDAAGVDKAALIGHSFGSLIALEAAARAPQRVTHLAMVGTAYPMVVSPALLESSVSDPQRAIAMVNTFSHSLLAPPPSSLGPGTWLYGSSRALMRRVLASNREHNVFHIGFKACNDYANGDAAMEAVQCPVLFLLGDADQMTPPRAIKALAGKARQGKVVTVHAGHSLMSEAPDEVLFALRDFVSAP; this is translated from the coding sequence ATGAACCTCACCGTCAACAACTATTCCACCTACTGCTACACCGCCGGCAAGCCCTTCGACGCGGCCAAGCCCACGGTCGTGTTCATCCACGGCGTGCTCAACGACCACAGCGTGTGGATCCTGCAAAGCCGCTGGTTCGCCAACCACGGCTGGAACGTGCTGGCAGTCGACCTGCCCGGCCACTGCAAGAGCGACGGCCCACCACCCGCGAGCGTGGAAGAAGCGGCGCAGTTCGTCATCGCCCTGCTCGATGCGGCCGGCGTCGACAAGGCGGCGCTGATCGGCCACAGCTTCGGCTCGCTGATCGCGCTCGAAGCCGCCGCCCGCGCGCCGCAACGCGTGACGCACCTGGCGATGGTCGGCACGGCCTATCCGATGGTGGTGTCGCCCGCGCTGCTAGAAAGCTCGGTCAGCGATCCGCAGCGCGCCATCGCGATGGTCAACACCTTCTCGCACTCGCTGCTGGCGCCGCCGCCCTCTTCGCTCGGCCCCGGCACCTGGCTCTACGGCAGCTCGCGCGCACTCATGCGCCGCGTGCTGGCGAGCAACCGCGAGCACAACGTGTTCCACATCGGCTTCAAAGCCTGCAACGACTACGCCAACGGCGATGCCGCGATGGAAGCGGTGCAATGTCCTGTGCTGTTTCTGCTGGGCGACGCCGACCAGATGACGCCGCCGCGCGCCATCAAGGCACTGGCCGGCAAGGCGCGACAAGGCAAGGTGGTGACGGTGCACGCGGGCCATTCGCTGATGAGCGAAGCGCCCGACGAAGTGCTGTTCGCGCTGCGCGATTTCGTCAGCGCCCCCTGA
- a CDS encoding YihY family inner membrane protein, translating into MIPAMNRRQLWRDLSRFPWRNTAAVLGERFREDRLGLTASSLTFTTTIAMVPFFTVALALFTVFPMFAKMQGRLQRWLIESLIPDNIARQVLGYLNQFASKASGLGIAGLIVLLITAIALILTIDKTLNNIWRVRSPRPLAQRVLIYWATITLGPIILAVSLSTTSYVFSASRDVVGGTMVKLAFDSLEFVLLAAGMASLYHYVPNTNVRWSHAWAGGIFVAAAIEIAKRVLAYYLSLVPTYSVLYGAFATFPILLVWIYVAWVIVLLGAVIAAYLPSLLTGVARRGGAAGWPMQLAMEALQHLARARATPAKGMGATELVTRMRVDALQLAPVLETLVALDWIAPLAEEPADQDPRYVLLADPSTPIEPLLKELLMPQAEPLEDLWQKGPLRALRLGDVLLI; encoded by the coding sequence ATGATACCGGCCATGAATCGTCGGCAGCTTTGGAGGGATCTTTCGCGCTTTCCGTGGCGCAACACTGCGGCGGTGCTGGGCGAGCGTTTTCGCGAAGACCGGCTCGGGCTCACGGCCAGCAGCCTGACTTTCACCACCACCATCGCGATGGTCCCGTTCTTCACGGTCGCGCTGGCGCTGTTCACGGTGTTCCCGATGTTCGCCAAGATGCAGGGCCGCCTGCAGCGCTGGCTCATCGAAAGCCTGATTCCCGACAACATCGCGCGCCAGGTGCTCGGCTACCTGAACCAGTTCGCAAGCAAGGCCAGCGGCCTGGGCATCGCGGGGCTGATCGTGCTGCTGATCACCGCCATTGCGCTGATCCTCACCATCGACAAGACGCTCAACAACATCTGGCGAGTGCGCTCGCCACGGCCTCTTGCACAGCGGGTGCTCATCTACTGGGCCACCATAACGCTCGGGCCGATCATCCTGGCGGTGAGCCTGTCGACCACCTCTTATGTGTTCTCGGCCTCGCGCGACGTGGTGGGCGGCACCATGGTCAAGCTGGCCTTCGACAGCCTCGAATTCGTGCTGCTCGCGGCGGGCATGGCGTCGCTCTATCACTACGTGCCCAACACCAATGTGCGCTGGTCGCACGCGTGGGCCGGCGGCATTTTCGTGGCGGCCGCCATCGAGATCGCCAAGCGCGTGCTGGCCTACTACCTGAGCCTGGTGCCGACCTATTCGGTGCTTTACGGTGCTTTCGCCACGTTCCCGATCCTGCTGGTGTGGATCTACGTGGCCTGGGTGATCGTGCTGCTGGGCGCGGTGATCGCGGCGTACTTGCCGAGCCTGCTCACGGGCGTTGCGCGCCGTGGCGGCGCCGCCGGCTGGCCGATGCAACTGGCCATGGAAGCGCTGCAGCATCTGGCGCGCGCGCGAGCGACGCCGGCCAAGGGCATGGGCGCGACCGAGCTGGTGACGCGCATGCGGGTCGATGCGCTGCAACTGGCGCCCGTGCTCGAAACATTGGTGGCGCTCGACTGGATCGCGCCGCTGGCCGAAGAGCCCGCCGACCAGGACCCGCGCTACGTGCTGCTGGCCGACCCGTCGACACCCATCGAGCCGCTGCTCAAGGAACTGCTGATGCCGCAGGCCGAGCCGCTCGAAGACCTCTGGCAAAAAGGCCCGTTGCGCGCGCTGCGCCTGGGTGATGTGCTATTGATCTAG